In the Euphorbia lathyris chromosome 5, ddEupLath1.1, whole genome shotgun sequence genome, one interval contains:
- the LOC136228958 gene encoding uncharacterized protein codes for MANNNTNNTTILDQSSNPTSVYYIHPSENTNQSLVSLKLTGNKDYHSWARAFKRSLMAKNKMKFVDGSLKQDDVEEANRLAWNRCNQLVLSWLNQSVSTSISQSITWFENAYQVWQNLQNRFLQSDYLRIAELHDELASLSQGDLSVTDYFTKLQVIWEDLVNFRPILNCDCVPTGAATCTAIKNVRTQQGQDHVIKFLRGLNNNFSMIKTQVLMMEPLPSIEKTFNLVIQHERQVYEGIDLSLLGSLGVTNANAGNQSLNSVNFAQGNNSGFKKGAIKKCSYCGKDWHTVDQCYKKHGFPPNFKGKKKFVANTVAEEDDSEAGLQDIVSIPSEKLGTLMNMLHLFETGQMQAKSANSHATTTAHMLPQPSVNAFSAAPMVQRNKKTDGPTLHTDFGNANYTGHYDIEEDWYT; via the exons ATGGCTAACAATAACACAAATAATACCACAATTCTTGATCAATCGTCGAATCCTACCAGCGTCTACTATATACATCCCAGTGAAAATACTAATCAGTCTTTGGTTTCACTCAAGTTAACTGGTAACAAGGATTACCATTCCTGGGCACGAGCTTTCAAACGATCTTTAATGGCCAAGAACAAGATGAAGTTTGTGGATGGATCTCTGAAGCAAGATGATGTTGAAGAAGCAAATAGATTGGCATGGAATCGATGCAACCAACTCGTCTTATCTTGGTTGAATCAATCTGTATCTACGTCAATTTCACAAAGCATCACATGGTTTGAGAATGCTTATCAGGTTTGGCAAAACTTACAAAATCGTTTTTTGCAATCTGATTATTTGCGTATTGCTGAATTGCATGATGAACTTGCATCTTTAAGTCAAGGGGATCTATCTGTTActgattatttcaccaaattgcAAGTTATATGGGAGGATTTAGTCAATTTTAGACCTATCTTGAATTGTGATTGTGTTCCAACTGGTGCTGCAACATGTACTGCTATCAAGAATGTGAGAACTCAGCAGGGGCAAGATCATGTTATCAAATTTCTTAGGGGATTGAATAACAATTTTAGTATGATTAAAACTCAAGTGCTTATGATGGAACCATTGCCTAGTATAGAGAAAACCTTCAATCTGGTCATTCAACATGAAAGACAAGTTTATGAAGGTATTGATTTGAGTCTGCTAGGTTCTCTAGGCGTTACAAATGCAAATGCAGGAAATCAGTCTTTGAATAGTGTTAATTTTGCACAAGGAAATAACTCTGGTTTTAAGAAGGGGGCTATTAAAAAGTGTAGCTACTGTGGTAAGGATTGGCACACTGTGGACCAGTGCTATAAGAAGCATGGCTTTCCACCGAAttttaaaggaaaaaagaaGTTTGTGGCAAATACTGTTGCTGAAGAGGATGATTCTGAAGCAGGATTGCAGGACATTGTTTCCATTCCTTCTGAGAAGTTAGGAACTCTTATGAATATGTTGCATCTTTTTGAGACTGGACAGATGCAAGCCAAGTCTGCAAATTCTCATGCCACAACTACTGCTCACATGCTGCCACAGCCTAGTGTTAATGCTTTTTCAGCAGCTCCGATGGTAcagagaaataaaaaaactgATGGGCCAACTTTACATACAGATTTTGGTAATGCAAACTACACAG GACATTATGACATTGAAGAAGATTGGTATACCTGA